In one Pseudomonas sp. MM211 genomic region, the following are encoded:
- the tssE gene encoding type VI secretion system baseplate subunit TssE, which produces MADLKRQERLQPALLDRLLDDDPSSQVESVDKRVLTLNQLRASVLRDLAWLFNTVAPLTSDDEALTRAGSSVVNFGLPPLAGHSASSIDIQAVERLLTKAIADFEPRIVRSSLRVRARQEAEEMSHNSLSFEIEGDLWAHPMPLRLLLTTELDLETGHVQVLPADASRRRR; this is translated from the coding sequence ATGGCCGACCTGAAACGTCAGGAACGCCTGCAGCCCGCCCTGCTCGATCGTCTGCTCGACGACGATCCGAGCAGCCAGGTGGAAAGCGTCGACAAGCGCGTGCTGACCCTCAACCAGTTGCGCGCCTCGGTGCTGCGCGACCTGGCCTGGTTGTTCAACACCGTCGCACCGCTGACCAGCGATGACGAGGCGCTGACCCGGGCTGGCAGTTCGGTGGTGAATTTCGGCCTGCCGCCGCTGGCGGGTCACAGTGCCTCGAGTATCGATATCCAGGCGGTGGAACGCCTGCTGACCAAGGCCATCGCCGACTTCGAGCCACGCATCGTACGCTCCTCGCTGCGCGTGCGCGCGCGTCAGGAAGCCGAAGAGATGAGCCACAACTCCCTGAGCTTCGAGATCGAAGGCGACCTTTGGGCGCACCCCATGCCGCTTCGCCTGCTGCTCACCACCGAGCTGGATCTGGAAACCGGCCACGTTCAGGTACTACCTGCCGACGCATCACGGAGACGACGATGA
- a CDS encoding type VI secretion system accessory protein TagJ: MTAEEHLRNARLDEALKALQDQVRALPGKAELRVFLFQLLAVMGQWSRAQNQLKVAGELDAACLPMVQTYSTALNCEALREQVFAGKTTPVVLGEPAEWVAPLILALEQDAQGNSEAAQSLRDQAFEAAAAVPGQLGDAPFAWLADADPRLGPVLELIVNGRYVWLPMENIASLSLEAPSDLRDLVWLPAQVTLTNGGSTVALIPSRYPGSHTSTDGALRLARKTEWQDNGLPLGQRLFAFDGGEQALFDVRTLNFDHGNAAAWPT, encoded by the coding sequence ATGACTGCCGAAGAACACCTGCGTAACGCACGGCTCGACGAGGCACTGAAGGCGCTGCAGGATCAGGTTCGGGCGCTGCCTGGCAAGGCTGAGCTCCGGGTATTCCTGTTCCAGTTGCTGGCCGTAATGGGCCAGTGGAGCCGCGCCCAGAATCAGCTGAAGGTAGCCGGCGAACTAGATGCCGCCTGCCTCCCCATGGTGCAGACCTACAGCACCGCGCTGAACTGCGAAGCACTGCGCGAGCAGGTTTTCGCCGGTAAAACCACCCCCGTCGTTCTCGGCGAACCCGCTGAGTGGGTGGCACCGCTGATCCTGGCCCTCGAGCAGGACGCCCAGGGCAACAGCGAAGCAGCCCAGAGCCTGCGCGACCAGGCCTTCGAAGCCGCTGCCGCGGTACCGGGCCAGCTCGGCGATGCCCCCTTCGCCTGGCTGGCCGATGCCGACCCACGCCTGGGCCCGGTGCTCGAACTGATCGTCAATGGCCGCTACGTCTGGCTGCCTATGGAAAACATAGCCAGCCTCAGCCTGGAAGCCCCCAGCGATCTGCGTGATCTGGTCTGGCTGCCGGCTCAGGTGACCCTGACCAATGGCGGCAGCACCGTGGCGCTGATCCCCAGCCGTTATCCCGGCAGCCACACCAGTACCGACGGTGCGCTGCGCCTGGCGCGTAAGACCGAATGGCAGGACAACGGCCTGCCGCTCGGCCAGCGTCTGTTCGCCTTTGATGGGGGCGAACAGGCCCTGTTCGATGTCCGTACGCTGAACTTCGATCATGGGAATGCAGCGGCATGGCCGACCTGA
- a CDS encoding Hcp family type VI secretion system effector yields the protein MAVDMFIKIGDVKGESKDKTHADEVDVLAWSWGMSQSGSMHVGGGGGAGKVNIQDLSLTKYVDKSSPNLMMACSSGKHYPEAKLTIRKAGGDSQVEYLIITLKEVLVSSISTGGSGGEDRLTENVTLNFAQVLVDYQPQKADGAKEGGPVKYGWNIRQNVKV from the coding sequence ATGGCTGTTGATATGTTCATCAAGATTGGCGACGTCAAAGGCGAATCCAAAGACAAGACCCACGCCGACGAAGTCGACGTACTGGCCTGGAGCTGGGGCATGAGCCAATCCGGCTCGATGCATGTGGGCGGCGGCGGCGGTGCCGGCAAGGTCAACATTCAGGATCTGTCGCTGACCAAGTATGTCGACAAATCCAGCCCCAACCTGATGATGGCCTGCTCCAGCGGCAAGCATTATCCGGAAGCCAAGCTGACCATCCGCAAGGCCGGTGGCGATTCTCAGGTCGAGTACCTGATCATCACCCTGAAGGAAGTGCTGGTCTCTTCCATCAGCACTGGCGGTAGCGGTGGCGAAGATCGCCTCACCGAAAACGTCACCCTGAACTTCGCTCAGGTGCTGGTCGACTATCAGCCGCAGAAAGCTGACGGCGCCAAAGAGGGCGGTCCGGTCAAGTACGGTTGGAATATCCGCCAGAACGTCAAGGTGTAA
- the tssC gene encoding type VI secretion system contractile sheath large subunit: protein MAQLIQDSAQAAATTEQTSEFASLLLQEFKPKTERAREAVETAVRTLAEQALGKTDLISDDAIKSIESIIAAIDAKLTAQVNLIMHHPDFQQLESAWRGLHYLVNNTETDEQLKIRVLNISKPELHKTLKKFKGTAWDQSPIFKKLYEEEYGQFGGEPYGCLVGDYYFDQSPPDVELLGEIAKISAAMHSPFISAASPTVMGMGSWQELSNPRDLTKIFTTPEYAGWRSLRDSEDSRYIGLTMPRFLARQPYGAKTDPVEEFAFEEETDGADSSKYTWANSAYAMAVNINRSFKLYGWCSRIRGVESGGEVPNLPAHTFPTDDGGVDMKCPTEIAISDRREAELAKNGFMPLLHKKNTDLAAFIGAQSLHKPAEYDDPDATANANLAARLPYLFATCRFAHYLKCIVRDKIGSFKERDEMQRWLQDWILNYVDGDPAHSTETTKAQHPLAEAEVVVEEIEGNPGYYSSKFYLRPHYQLEGLTVSLRLVSKLPSAKGA from the coding sequence ATGGCCCAGTTGATTCAGGATTCCGCGCAAGCGGCCGCCACTACCGAACAGACCAGCGAATTCGCTTCGCTGCTGCTGCAAGAATTCAAACCCAAGACCGAGCGCGCCCGCGAAGCGGTGGAAACCGCAGTACGCACCCTGGCCGAACAGGCACTGGGCAAGACCGACCTGATCTCCGATGACGCGATCAAGTCCATCGAGTCGATCATCGCGGCGATCGATGCCAAGCTGACCGCTCAGGTCAACCTGATCATGCACCACCCGGACTTCCAGCAGCTGGAAAGCGCCTGGCGTGGCCTGCACTACCTGGTCAACAACACCGAGACCGATGAGCAGCTGAAGATTCGCGTGCTCAACATCTCCAAGCCCGAACTGCACAAGACCCTGAAGAAATTCAAGGGTACCGCCTGGGATCAGAGCCCGATCTTCAAGAAGCTCTACGAAGAGGAATACGGTCAGTTCGGCGGCGAGCCTTACGGCTGCCTGGTGGGCGACTACTACTTCGATCAGTCACCACCCGACGTCGAACTGCTCGGCGAAATCGCCAAGATCTCCGCGGCCATGCACTCGCCGTTCATCTCTGCGGCCTCGCCGACGGTCATGGGCATGGGTTCCTGGCAGGAACTGTCCAACCCGCGCGACCTGACCAAGATCTTCACCACCCCCGAGTACGCTGGCTGGCGCTCGCTGCGTGACTCCGAGGACTCGCGCTATATCGGCCTTACCATGCCGCGTTTCCTGGCGCGTCAGCCGTACGGTGCGAAGACCGATCCCGTCGAAGAGTTCGCCTTCGAGGAAGAAACCGACGGCGCCGACAGCAGCAAGTACACCTGGGCCAACTCGGCGTACGCCATGGCGGTCAACATCAACCGTTCGTTCAAGCTCTACGGCTGGTGCTCGCGCATCCGCGGTGTGGAATCGGGCGGTGAAGTACCGAACCTGCCGGCGCACACCTTCCCCACCGACGACGGTGGTGTGGACATGAAGTGCCCGACCGAAATCGCCATCTCCGACCGCCGCGAAGCGGAACTGGCGAAGAACGGTTTCATGCCGCTGCTGCACAAGAAGAACACCGACCTGGCTGCCTTCATCGGCGCCCAGTCGCTGCACAAGCCTGCTGAGTACGACGATCCGGACGCCACCGCCAACGCCAACCTGGCCGCGCGCCTGCCGTACCTGTTCGCTACCTGCCGCTTCGCTCACTACCTGAAGTGCATCGTGCGCGACAAGATCGGTTCGTTCAAAGAGCGCGACGAGATGCAGCGCTGGCTGCAGGACTGGATCCTCAACTACGTCGACGGTGATCCGGCGCACTCCACCGAAACCACCAAGGCCCAGCACCCGCTGGCCGAAGCCGAAGTGGTGGTCGAGGAAATCGAGGGCAACCCCGGTTACTACAGCTCCAAGTTCTATCTGCGCCCGCACTACCAGCTCGAAGGGCTGACCGTGTCGCTGCGCCTGGTATCCAAACTGCCTTCGGCCAAGGGGGCCTGA
- the tssB gene encoding type VI secretion system contractile sheath small subunit produces the protein MSSNTSSQKFIARNRAPRVQIEYDVELYGAEKKVQLPFVMGVMADLAGKPAEPQAAVADRKFLEIDADNFDSRLKAMKPRAAFHVPNALTGEGNLSLDITFESMDDFSPAAIARKVDSLNQLLEARTQLANLLTYMDGKTGAEELIIKAIKDPALLQALASAPKPQDNEPQA, from the coding sequence ATGAGCAGCAATACCAGCAGCCAGAAATTCATCGCGCGCAACCGCGCCCCGCGGGTACAGATCGAATATGACGTAGAGCTGTACGGTGCCGAGAAAAAGGTGCAGCTGCCCTTCGTCATGGGCGTGATGGCCGACCTGGCCGGCAAACCCGCCGAGCCCCAGGCCGCCGTAGCCGACCGCAAGTTCCTGGAAATCGACGCCGACAACTTCGACTCGCGCCTCAAGGCCATGAAGCCGCGTGCGGCGTTCCACGTGCCCAACGCATTGACCGGTGAAGGCAACCTGAGCCTCGACATCACGTTCGAGAGCATGGACGACTTCAGCCCGGCCGCCATCGCCCGCAAGGTCGATTCGCTGAACCAGCTGCTCGAAGCGCGCACCCAACTGGCCAACCTGCTGACCTACATGGACGGCAAGACCGGCGCAGAAGAGCTGATCATCAAGGCGATCAAGGATCCGGCGCTGTTGCAGGCACTGGCTAGCGCGCCCAAGCCCCAAGACAACGAGCCGCAAGCTTAA